AGTCGCATTCCTTGTAATAGAAATGAACATAGTAATACTCTATACATTTGAAAAGGGTACGATGGAGTGCCATGATGTTTAGAACATTTAACTGATGAAATTAAGGATAATAGGAAGCATCAGTATGCACTTTTATACGCAGTGCGTGTTGCACATGCATATTAACtagttttataaaaaaaactatagaTTTTTAGATGAGATGGAATTTCTATGTTCGCGGAGGGGTCGTTCATTAAACACTACAAAGTACTACAAGTTCATTAGGCTTCAAACAACAACTCATAAGCCCTTCAATTCATCAAGTCcttaaaaagattaaaaaaggTTCACACACTGACAGTTCTCCATTGCCCTCCAACACTGCAGGTGCCTACAAAGATGACCCTCCAACACTGCAGGTGATACTCCAACACTACAGGTGCCTACAAAGATGAGACAGGACCAACAATGTTTCATCAACAGACATAGGACCAGCAATGTTTCACTAGAACCACAGGACCAGCAATGTTTCACCAGTTCACAGCATACCAGAATCCTTCAGCTCATACTCAATATAACCACGTGCATAACTTTCTTCTAAAGTCATGAATGACTGACGAATTTCTATATTTTGCCTCAAAAGAGTGAGAGCAGAATATAGCATGTGATTGTCATCTTTAAATAATCGCTGAGCTCTTGAAGTACAATCTTCCAAACTAAAGCCACTGCTTAAAAGCTTTGATGCGGCGTCTGGATGTCTCAGATACATAACCATATCAACACTCTCTGAACGTGCTCTTTTAGTGGAAGGTGCTTCCAGTTCTTCCGAAACAAGGGTAGCTCTTTTCCCAGAATTTAGTGGAGTCTCGGGGATCTGCTCATAGGCATGCATGATATTGCTGAACACAAAAAGCATAAGATCCTGATTGGGCATAGTTGTTAGTTTACCctcctgaaaaaaaaaggtcaGTAGGGAAGGGCCCTAGGATTAAAATAAGTTTCGGACTATGATATGGATTTCACTGCTTACTTACATAGTAATCTATGACCATCTTCTCAAATTCCTGAATCCGTTGTTTTAGCATTGCCAGATCAATGCCTGGGAACATCGAATCTATAGCCGGAGTCTTCAATATACGTTCCAGCACCGCATCTTCTTGATACCATCTAGAGATTATTTGTTTTTGATGTATCCTCGCATATCCAAGAATCCTAAGGAGTTCGGCATCCTTAGAATCATCCATGTTCCTGGGATGGGGCTGCTGTCCAGAATCTGTCACCATTATAAGTGAGGTCATCAGTGTTttaaaatttcagaagcaaaTCAACGTTGATATTGCCAATTCTTAGCACATGATACAACAATAAGTGGTGCTACCAGACTACTAGTGCACAACATCAAGTAGTAAGACTGTCACCATTATAAGTGAGGTCATCAGTGTTttaaaatttcagaagcaaaTCAACGTTGATATTGCCAATTCTTAGCACATGATACAACCGGGTGAAGACCGAGACGTACCCAAGCGACACAGGATGGAAGAAGATCTGCAGGTTGAAGAGTGAGAACAGGGCGATTCCTCGTCCGGAGATGTGCGCGTATCGTCGGCCGGAGATCTGGGCGTCCCGTCGGCCGGAGACGAGCAAGAGGACTCGTTATCAATCTAAAAGGGAACAAACCAAGAATTGAAGCGAGCACACTCAGAAACTTAGCTGAAATGAGCACTGAAACTTAGCTGAAACGAGCATTGAAACTTAGTACTTAACTGAAATGAGCACTGAAACTTAGCTGAAACAAGCATTGAAACTTAGTACTTAACTGAAATGAACACTGAAACTTAACTGAAAGGAGCACTGAAAAGATAGCTATTCGATATTTTTATGTCTACAATTAACATTGTTTTGACTCACAACAAATTCAGAACTATGATGGAAAAAAGAACCatccaacaaaagtgatttggATCCACATATTTTATGGCTTATACAATGGTTTGTAAAATTGAGGATGCAGCAAATTCAGATTGAGGTAGCAAAATCAGCATTGTTATATGATTTTTTTGGAGGACAGGAGGTGTTGCCCATATGGAGTTTTATTGAAAGAACACAAGATGTCAGTGTCATGTATAGTTGTATTATAAACTGATCCTAGCCTTTCCTAATTTTTTTCTGTGATGTGCAGAATCTCTCTCAGATAGCTTCCATTAACTATGATCTTTCTGTCCTTATCAAGGTGAAAAgattcttgattttttttttcatgtaccATTTTTTCATGCACTCACTCTGCCTCCATCTCCATCCGCAGGGCATCCtgatcaacgggctcaagaatCAGATGGACTGCGTAAAACTACACCTACCACTTCCAAACCAAGGATCAGATCGGCTCCTTCTTCTACTTCCACCGTGCTCCACCGCGCCGCGGGGGGGTTCGGCGCGCTCAACGTCTACCAGCGCCCCGCCATCCCCGTGCCctacccgccgccggcgggcgacTTCACCCTCCTCGTCGGGGACTGGTTCGCCACCCCGTCCCCGCACGCCGACCTCAAGCAAACACTCGACACCACCGGCGTCAGCAACGGCGGCGGGACGTACACCCCGACCCAATGCAATGCAAATCTACCCGCCCAGCGGCAGCAGCAAATCTACTGTCCAGGAGCAGATCCGGCGAAGAAAACATACCTGTCCAGGAGCACGAACAGCGGCAGCAGCAAGCCGAAGCCGGGCACTGCGTCGCCGTTCAATGTGCATTTCCCTCCCCATTGAAATTAATCCGGTGGCCAGAGGGTAGGAGAGAGTATCGATTTGACCTGCATTGGAATCAGCAGCATGGCTGAGCAGAGGGCCTCGCCGGACTACGGGGAGAGGGGAGCGCAGAGCTACCTGCACGCTTTGCGTGTAGCAGACAGAGGAAAAGGAGAGGAAATGAGAGGCCTGGGAGGTCACGGGTGGTTGGGAAGGGGAGAGGGATTTAGGCCCCGTtcggtagagcttcggcttctcataaaacggcttcggcttcggcttcttcggtggagtggcttttttagtgaagctgaagccgttttgcaaaacgttcgGTAAAACGGCTTcgcaatggcaatatatgtaattttagatcacttaatgcttgaagagagaggagaagccggtgaagccacttttttcggcttctcctctctagtgtaagccgttttgcggcttctccacggctttggtggtgaagccgttttgaaattgaccctttggtagggcttcatcaaaagccggtggagaagcactttgagaagccctaccaaacggggccttactCGCCCTGCCCCCTGCTCCCTAGACCCTGGGCCTATAGCCCGATCGGGCGGCGTCCGCAGCCTTTGCTTCCCCTAAAAAaaactataattttatttttatatattttattatttttatgtaATCATAATTTAATGGGACCTCAAGACAATAGCAAGCGATTTGCAGTTGGCACTGATACAGCTGCATTGTCGACAAAACAATGGCTAGAAAAAATGAGGACTTTATTTATCAGCAAAGGGTCAGGTTTCTCATCACGCAGTGTTCTTACTGGAGATCCGTACATTGGCGTGGATGTCATAGGGCTTCCGTCTGAAGTGGCAAAAAGGATTACTTTTGAGGAACAAGTAACTGACATCAATATTAACAGGCTGCAAGAGGTGGTTGACAAAGGCCTTTGTTTGACCTACAGAGATGGTAAAGATACCTATGCCATCACTGTAGGATCGAAAGGGCATACCACACTCAAAGTTGGTCAAACAATCAGCAGGAGGATAGTTGATGGGGATGTGGTTTTTCTTAATAGACCACCCAGTACTCACAAGCATTCCCTCCAGGCCTTTTATGCATATGTACATGATGACCATACGGTCAAAATCAATCCTCTCATGTGTAGTCCCTTTTCAGCTgactttgatggcgattgtgtacatatatattatCCACAGTCACTTGCTGCAAAAGCTGAAGCCTTGGAGCTTTTCAGTGTGGAAAAACAATTGATTAGTTCCCACAGTGGTCAGGTTAATCTCCAGCTAGGCAATGACAGTCTGGTAGCTATGAAAGCTATGTCTTCCAGAACCATGTTAAGCAAGGAATTAGCAAATCAGCTGGCAATGTTTGTACCATTTTCACTTCCGGCTCCTGCTGTAATCAAGTCGATTCCAGCTTGGACAATCACACAAATAGTGCAAGGTGCATTACCTGCTAAGTTGACTTGCCAAGGAAAAACACAAAT
The nucleotide sequence above comes from Setaria italica strain Yugu1 unplaced genomic scaffold, Setaria_italica_v2.0 scaffold_29, whole genome shotgun sequence. Encoded proteins:
- the LOC101774885 gene encoding uncharacterized protein LOC101774885, producing the protein MGREMHIERRRSARLRLAAAAVRAPGQIDNESSCSSPADGTPRSPADDTRTSPDEESPCSHSSTCRSSSILCRLDSGQQPHPRNMDDSKDAELLRILGYARIHQKQIISRWYQEDAVLERILKTPAIDSMFPGIDLAMLKQRIQEFEKMVIDYYEGKLTTMPNQDLMLFVFSNIMHAYEQIPETPLNSGKRATLVSEELEAPSTKRARSESVDMVMYLRHPDAASKLLSSGFSLEDCTSRAQRLFKDDNHMLYSALTLLRQNIEIRQSFMTLEESYARGYIEYELKDSGML